In Rothia mucilaginosa, one genomic interval encodes:
- the rpsL gene encoding 30S ribosomal protein S12: MPTIQQLVRKGRTPKVVKTKAPALKGNPMKRGVCTRVYTTTPKKPNSALRKVARVKLNGGVEVTAYIPGEGHNLQEHSIVLVRGGRVKDLPGVRYKIVRGALDTQGVKGRGQARSRYGAKKEKK, translated from the coding sequence GTGCCTACTATTCAGCAGCTGGTCCGTAAGGGCCGGACTCCCAAGGTCGTTAAGACCAAGGCGCCCGCACTGAAGGGCAACCCCATGAAGCGTGGCGTGTGCACCCGTGTGTACACCACCACCCCGAAGAAGCCGAACTCGGCACTGCGTAAGGTCGCTCGTGTCAAGCTCAACGGCGGCGTCGAGGTTACCGCATACATCCCCGGTGAGGGCCACAACCTGCAGGAGCACTCGATTGTGCTCGTTCGCGGTGGTCGTGTGAAGGACCTCCCCGGTGTTCGCTACAAGATCGTTCGTGGCGCTCTGGATACCCAGGGTGTTAAGGGTCGCGGCCAGGCTCGCTCCCGCTACGGCGCTAAGAAGGAGAAGAAGTAA
- the rpsG gene encoding 30S ribosomal protein S7: MPRKGPAPKRPLVNDPVYGSALVTQLINKVLLDGKKSVAERIVYGALEGVEKKTGSDPVATLKKAMDNIKPSLEVRSRRVGGATYQVPVEVRPGRSTALALRWLVGFSKQRREKTMTERLMNEILDASNGLGAAVKRREDTHKMAESNKAFAHYRW, from the coding sequence ATGCCTCGTAAGGGTCCCGCTCCCAAGCGTCCCCTCGTAAACGATCCTGTTTACGGTTCTGCGCTGGTCACCCAGCTGATCAACAAGGTTCTGCTGGACGGCAAGAAGTCCGTCGCAGAGCGCATCGTCTACGGTGCCCTCGAGGGCGTCGAGAAGAAGACCGGTTCTGACCCGGTCGCAACCCTGAAGAAGGCTATGGACAACATCAAGCCTTCTCTCGAGGTTCGCTCCCGCCGCGTTGGCGGTGCAACCTACCAGGTTCCGGTTGAGGTTCGCCCCGGCCGTTCCACCGCTCTGGCTCTTCGCTGGCTCGTTGGCTTCTCCAAGCAACGCCGCGAGAAGACCATGACTGAGCGTCTGATGAACGAGATCCTGGATGCATCCAATGGTCTCGGTGCCGCTGTGAAGCGTCGCGAGGACACTCACAAGATGGCCGAGTCCAACAAGGCCTTCGCACACTACCGCTGGTAA
- the fusA gene encoding elongation factor G codes for MALDVFTDLNKVRNIGIMAHIDAGKTTTTERILFYTGINHKIGETHDGASTMDWMAQEQERGITITSAATTCFWKDNQINIIDTPGHVDFTVEVERSLRVLDGAVAVFDGKEGVEPQSETVWRQADKYDVPRICFVNKMDKMGADFYFTVQTIIDRLGARPLVVQLPIGAESDFIGVVDLLEMKAYVWPGDAKGDVTMGASYEVQDIPADLVEKAEQYRAELVEAVAEASEELMEKYLEEGELTIPEIKAGIRQLVIAGEAFPVLCGSAFKNRGVQPMLDAVIEYLPSPLDVPDVVGSNPSDEEEKLTRKASADEPFAALAFKVAAHPFYGQLTYTRVYSGTAAQGQQVLNSTKGKKERIGKLFQMHSNKENPVEEITAGHIYAAIGLKDTTTGDTLCDPAHPIVLESMTFPDPVIFVAIEPKTKGDQEKMSTAIQKLSAEDPTFTVSLNEETGQTEIGGMGELHLDIIVDRMKREFKVEANVGKPQVAYRETIKKAVEKVDYTHKKQTGGSGQFAKVQVSFEPLPLDGEELYMFEDKVTGGRVPREYIPSVDAGIQDAMKFGVLAGYPMVGVKATLIDGAYHDVDSSEMAFKIAGSMVFKEGAKRANPVLLEPLMDVEVRTPEEYMGDVIGDLNSRRGQVRSMEDASGVKIIKAIVPLTEMFGYIGDLRGKTQGRAVFSMAFDSYGEVPKNVADEIIQKSRGE; via the coding sequence GTGGCACTTGACGTGTTCACCGACCTTAACAAGGTCCGCAACATCGGTATTATGGCGCACATCGACGCCGGTAAGACCACCACCACTGAGCGCATTCTGTTCTACACCGGTATTAACCACAAGATCGGTGAGACCCACGACGGCGCTTCCACCATGGACTGGATGGCTCAGGAGCAGGAACGAGGTATTACCATTACCTCCGCAGCAACCACCTGCTTCTGGAAGGACAACCAGATCAACATTATCGACACCCCCGGTCACGTCGACTTCACCGTTGAGGTTGAGCGCTCCCTGCGCGTCCTCGACGGCGCAGTTGCTGTGTTCGACGGCAAGGAAGGTGTTGAGCCCCAGTCTGAGACCGTTTGGCGCCAGGCTGACAAGTACGATGTCCCCCGTATCTGCTTCGTCAACAAGATGGACAAGATGGGTGCTGACTTCTACTTCACCGTTCAGACCATCATCGACCGCCTGGGTGCACGCCCGCTGGTTGTCCAGCTCCCCATCGGTGCTGAGAGCGACTTCATCGGTGTCGTTGACCTGCTCGAAATGAAGGCATACGTCTGGCCCGGCGACGCCAAGGGTGACGTGACCATGGGCGCTTCTTACGAGGTTCAGGACATTCCTGCTGACCTGGTTGAGAAGGCTGAGCAGTACCGCGCTGAGCTGGTTGAGGCTGTTGCTGAGGCTAGCGAAGAGCTCATGGAGAAGTACCTCGAAGAGGGCGAGCTGACCATCCCCGAGATTAAGGCTGGTATCCGTCAGCTGGTTATCGCCGGTGAGGCATTCCCCGTTCTCTGTGGTTCTGCATTCAAGAACCGCGGTGTTCAGCCCATGCTGGATGCTGTGATTGAGTACCTGCCCTCCCCGCTGGACGTTCCGGACGTTGTCGGCTCCAACCCCTCCGATGAGGAAGAGAAGCTGACCCGTAAGGCATCCGCAGACGAGCCCTTCGCAGCACTGGCGTTCAAGGTTGCAGCTCACCCGTTCTACGGTCAGCTGACCTACACCCGTGTGTACTCCGGTACCGCAGCTCAGGGCCAGCAGGTTCTGAACTCCACCAAGGGTAAGAAGGAGCGCATCGGTAAGCTCTTCCAGATGCACTCCAACAAGGAGAACCCTGTTGAGGAGATCACCGCAGGTCACATTTACGCTGCGATTGGTCTGAAGGACACCACCACTGGTGACACCCTGTGCGACCCCGCACACCCGATTGTTCTCGAGTCGATGACCTTCCCCGACCCCGTGATCTTCGTGGCTATTGAGCCCAAGACCAAGGGTGACCAGGAGAAGATGTCCACCGCTATCCAGAAGCTTTCCGCTGAGGACCCCACCTTCACCGTTTCGCTGAACGAAGAAACCGGTCAGACCGAAATTGGTGGTATGGGTGAGCTGCACCTGGACATCATCGTTGACCGTATGAAGCGTGAGTTCAAGGTTGAGGCTAACGTTGGTAAGCCTCAGGTTGCTTACCGCGAGACCATCAAGAAGGCAGTCGAGAAGGTCGACTACACCCACAAGAAGCAGACCGGTGGTTCCGGTCAGTTCGCAAAGGTGCAGGTCTCCTTCGAGCCCCTGCCCCTGGATGGCGAAGAGCTGTACATGTTCGAGGACAAGGTCACCGGTGGCCGCGTTCCTCGCGAGTACATCCCCTCGGTCGACGCTGGTATCCAGGACGCTATGAAGTTCGGTGTCCTCGCTGGCTACCCGATGGTGGGCGTGAAGGCAACCCTGATCGACGGTGCTTACCACGACGTCGACTCCTCCGAAATGGCGTTCAAGATCGCTGGTTCGATGGTCTTCAAGGAAGGCGCTAAGCGCGCTAACCCGGTCCTGCTCGAGCCGCTGATGGACGTTGAGGTTCGTACCCCCGAGGAGTACATGGGCGACGTTATCGGCGACCTGAACTCCCGCCGTGGCCAGGTTCGTTCCATGGAGGACGCATCCGGCGTTAAGATCATCAAGGCTATTGTGCCCCTGACCGAAATGTTCGGTTACATTGGCGACCTGCGTGGCAAGACCCAGGGTCGTGCAGTGTTCTCGATGGCATTCGACAGCTACGGCGAGGTTCCCAAGAACGTCGCTGACGAGATCATCCAGAAGAGCCGCGGCGAGTAA
- the tuf gene encoding elongation factor Tu codes for MAKAKFERSKPHVNVGTIGHVDHGKTTLTAAISKVLADKYPDLNEKRDFGMIDSAPEERQRGITINIAHIEYQTEKRHYAHVDAPGHADYVKNMITGAAQMDGAILVVAATDGPMAQTREHVLLARQVGVPTLLVALNKADMVDDEELLDLVEMEVRDLLSSQEFDGDNAPVVRVSALKALEGDPEWVAKVEELMDAVDTYIPDPVREKDKPFLMPIEDVFTITGRGTVVTGRAERGTLKINSEVEIVGIRPIQKTTVTGIEMFHKQLDEAWAGENCGLLLRGLKRDDVERGQVVVEPGSITPHTEFEANVYILSKDEGGRHNPFYSNYRPQFYFRTTDVTGVITLPEGTEMVMPGDNTEMTVTLIQPIAMEEGLGFAIREGGRTVGSGRVTKIIK; via the coding sequence TTGGCTAAGGCTAAGTTCGAGCGCTCCAAGCCTCACGTTAACGTCGGTACCATTGGTCACGTTGACCACGGTAAGACCACCCTGACCGCAGCAATCTCCAAGGTTCTGGCTGACAAGTACCCGGACCTGAACGAGAAGCGCGACTTCGGTATGATCGACTCCGCTCCCGAGGAGCGCCAGCGCGGTATTACCATTAACATTGCTCACATCGAGTACCAGACCGAGAAGCGCCACTACGCACACGTTGACGCTCCCGGCCACGCTGACTACGTCAAGAACATGATTACCGGTGCGGCTCAGATGGACGGCGCAATCCTCGTGGTTGCTGCTACCGACGGCCCCATGGCACAGACCCGCGAGCACGTTCTGCTCGCTCGCCAGGTTGGCGTCCCCACCCTGCTGGTTGCACTGAACAAGGCAGACATGGTTGACGACGAAGAGCTCCTCGACCTCGTCGAGATGGAGGTCCGTGACCTCCTCTCCTCGCAGGAGTTCGACGGCGACAACGCTCCCGTTGTTCGCGTTTCCGCACTGAAGGCTCTCGAAGGCGACCCCGAGTGGGTTGCTAAGGTCGAGGAGCTCATGGACGCAGTCGACACCTACATTCCGGACCCCGTGCGTGAGAAGGACAAGCCCTTCCTCATGCCCATCGAGGACGTCTTCACCATTACCGGTCGTGGCACCGTTGTTACCGGTCGTGCAGAGCGCGGTACCCTGAAGATCAACTCCGAGGTCGAGATTGTCGGTATCCGCCCGATCCAGAAGACCACCGTTACCGGTATCGAGATGTTCCACAAGCAGCTCGACGAAGCATGGGCAGGCGAGAACTGTGGTCTGCTGCTGCGTGGTCTGAAGCGTGACGATGTTGAGCGTGGTCAGGTTGTCGTGGAGCCGGGCTCCATCACCCCCCACACCGAGTTCGAGGCAAACGTCTACATCCTCTCCAAGGATGAGGGTGGCCGTCACAACCCCTTCTACTCCAACTACCGTCCTCAGTTCTACTTCCGTACCACTGACGTGACCGGCGTTATCACCCTCCCCGAGGGCACCGAGATGGTTATGCCCGGTGACAACACCGAGATGACCGTTACCCTGATCCAGCCCATCGCAATGGAAGAGGGCCTCGGCTTCGCTATCCGTGAGGGTGGCCGCACCGTTGGTTCGGGTCGTGTTACCAAGATCATCAAGTAA
- the rpsJ gene encoding 30S ribosomal protein S10: MAGQKIRIRLKSYDHEVIDSSARKIVETVKGAGATVVGPVPLPTEKNVYCVIRSPHKYKDSREHFEMRTHKRLIDVVDPTPKAVDALMRLDLPADVNIEIKL; the protein is encoded by the coding sequence ATGGCGGGACAGAAAATCCGCATCCGTCTGAAGTCCTATGACCACGAGGTCATCGATTCTTCGGCACGGAAAATCGTCGAAACGGTAAAGGGCGCAGGCGCAACTGTAGTTGGCCCCGTGCCGCTGCCGACCGAGAAGAACGTTTACTGTGTTATTCGTTCTCCCCACAAGTACAAGGACAGCCGCGAGCACTTCGAGATGCGTACGCACAAGCGTCTGATCGACGTTGTTGATCCGACCCCCAAGGCTGTTGATGCCCTCATGCGTCTCGACCTGCCGGCAGACGTAAACATCGAGATCAAGCTGTAG
- the rplC gene encoding 50S ribosomal protein L3, translating into MTNKFERQVKGLLGTKLGMTQVWDEDGKFVPVTVVKADSNVVTQIRNQETDGYEAVQIGFGAIDSRKVTKPLAGHFEKAGVTPRRHIVELRTADASEYSLGQELTVELFEAGQKVDVVGKTKGKGFAGVMKRHGFKGVGASHGQHKNHRKPGSIGGASYPARVFKGMRMAGRMGAARHTTLNLTIQGVDAENNVLLIKGAIPGPKGGVVLVRTAVKGA; encoded by the coding sequence ATGACTAATAAATTCGAGCGCCAGGTGAAGGGCCTGCTGGGCACCAAGCTCGGCATGACCCAGGTCTGGGACGAGGACGGCAAGTTCGTGCCCGTCACCGTCGTCAAGGCTGATTCTAACGTTGTTACCCAGATCCGTAACCAGGAAACTGACGGCTACGAAGCTGTTCAGATCGGTTTCGGTGCAATCGACTCTCGCAAGGTTACCAAGCCCCTGGCTGGTCACTTCGAGAAGGCCGGTGTTACCCCCCGTCGCCACATCGTCGAGCTGCGTACCGCAGATGCTTCTGAGTATTCCCTCGGTCAGGAACTGACCGTTGAGCTCTTCGAAGCAGGCCAGAAGGTCGACGTCGTTGGTAAGACCAAGGGTAAGGGCTTCGCAGGTGTTATGAAGCGTCACGGCTTCAAGGGTGTTGGCGCGTCTCACGGTCAGCACAAGAACCACCGTAAGCCCGGTTCCATCGGTGGCGCATCCTACCCCGCACGCGTGTTCAAGGGTATGCGCATGGCTGGCCGTATGGGCGCAGCACGTCACACTACCTTGAACCTGACTATCCAGGGTGTGGACGCAGAGAACAATGTCCTGCTGATCAAGGGCGCAATCCCCGGTCCCAAGGGCGGCGTTGTTCTGGTTCGTACCGCTGTGAAGGGAGCCTAA
- the rplD gene encoding 50S ribosomal protein L4, which translates to MAVKTLKVDLPAEIFDAQASVPLLHQVVVAQLAAARQGTHKTKNRGEVSGAGRKPFKQKGTGNARQGSIRAPHMTGGGVVHGPTPRNYAQRTPKKMIAAALRGALSDRARHDRVHVVENFISGETPSTKAAKAAFAAITERKNILLVIARAEDVVALSARNLENVHVLYADQLNTYDVLVSDDVVFTKAAFDAFVAAAQKKEGAK; encoded by the coding sequence ATGGCTGTTAAGACCCTTAAGGTAGACCTGCCCGCAGAGATTTTCGACGCGCAGGCATCCGTGCCCCTGCTGCACCAGGTTGTCGTTGCACAGCTCGCTGCTGCACGCCAGGGCACCCACAAGACCAAGAACCGCGGCGAGGTTTCCGGTGCAGGCCGTAAGCCCTTCAAGCAGAAGGGTACCGGTAACGCACGTCAGGGCTCCATCCGTGCACCGCACATGACCGGCGGTGGCGTTGTTCACGGTCCGACCCCGCGTAACTACGCACAGCGCACCCCCAAGAAGATGATCGCCGCTGCACTGCGCGGTGCTCTCTCCGACCGCGCTCGTCACGACCGCGTCCACGTTGTCGAGAACTTCATCTCCGGTGAAACCCCCTCGACCAAGGCTGCAAAGGCTGCATTCGCAGCTATCACCGAGCGCAAGAACATCCTTCTTGTGATTGCTCGTGCAGAGGACGTTGTGGCTCTGTCCGCACGTAACCTGGAGAACGTCCACGTTCTGTACGCAGATCAGCTCAACACCTACGATGTGCTGGTTTCTGACGACGTGGTCTTCACCAAGGCAGCATTCGACGCATTCGTTGCTGCAGCTCAGAAGAAGGAGGGCGCTAAGTAA
- the rplW gene encoding 50S ribosomal protein L23 has protein sequence MSVSTKSVYDVIIAPVVSEKSYGQLDEGKYTFEVATDSNKLEIKQAIEKIFDVKVASVNTINRQGKRKRTRFGWGARKNTKRAIVTLKEGTIDIFGGPQA, from the coding sequence ATGAGCGTTTCCACCAAGTCTGTATACGACGTGATCATTGCTCCCGTCGTTTCCGAGAAGAGCTACGGTCAGCTCGACGAAGGTAAGTACACCTTCGAGGTCGCAACCGATTCCAACAAGCTGGAAATCAAGCAGGCCATCGAGAAGATCTTTGACGTCAAGGTTGCTTCCGTCAACACCATCAACCGTCAGGGCAAGCGCAAGCGCACCCGTTTCGGTTGGGGCGCTCGCAAGAACACCAAGCGTGCGATTGTGACCCTCAAGGAAGGCACCATCGACATCTTCGGCGGTCCGCAGGCATAA
- the rplB gene encoding 50S ribosomal protein L2 has translation MGIRKYKPTTPGRRGSSVADFSEITRSTPEKSLLRPLHKTGGRNNTGRITTRHKGGGHKRQYRLIDFRRHDKDGVNARVAHIEYDPNRTARIALLHYVDGSKRYIIAPNKLAQGDIVESGPAADIKPGNNLPLRNIPVGTVIHCVELRPGGGAKLARSAGASVQLVAKEGKYGQLRLPSGEIRNVDVRCRATVGEVGNAEQSNINWGKAGRNRWKGIRPTVRGVVMNPVDHPHGGGEGKTSGGRHPVNPNGKPEGRTRRPNKESDKLIVRRRRTGKKR, from the coding sequence ATGGGTATTCGTAAGTACAAGCCGACGACCCCGGGTCGCCGCGGTTCGAGCGTTGCTGATTTCTCCGAGATCACCCGCTCCACCCCGGAAAAGTCCCTGCTTCGTCCGCTTCACAAGACCGGCGGCCGTAACAACACCGGCCGCATCACCACCCGTCACAAGGGTGGCGGCCACAAGCGCCAGTACCGTCTGATCGACTTCCGTCGTCACGACAAGGACGGCGTTAACGCACGCGTTGCACACATCGAGTACGATCCCAACCGTACCGCTCGCATCGCGCTGTTGCACTACGTCGATGGTTCCAAGCGCTACATCATCGCTCCGAACAAGCTCGCTCAGGGCGACATCGTCGAGTCCGGCCCCGCAGCTGACATCAAGCCCGGTAACAACCTGCCCCTGCGCAACATCCCCGTTGGTACCGTGATTCACTGTGTCGAGCTCCGCCCCGGTGGCGGCGCAAAGCTGGCTCGTTCCGCAGGTGCTTCTGTACAGCTGGTTGCTAAGGAAGGCAAGTACGGTCAGCTCCGTCTGCCCTCCGGCGAAATCCGCAACGTGGATGTTCGCTGCCGCGCAACCGTTGGTGAAGTTGGCAACGCTGAGCAGTCCAACATCAACTGGGGTAAGGCAGGCCGTAACCGCTGGAAGGGCATCCGCCCGACCGTCCGTGGTGTGGTCATGAACCCGGTTGACCACCCGCACGGTGGTGGTGAAGGTAAGACCTCCGGTGGTCGTCACCCGGTTAACCCCAACGGTAAGCCCGAGGGTCGTACCCGCCGTCCCAACAAGGAAAGCGACAAGCTCATCGTTCGTCGCCGTCGTACTGGCAAGAAGCGCTAA
- the rpsS gene encoding 30S ribosomal protein S19 gives MPRSLKKGPFVDQHLYLKVAAQNEKGTKNVIKTWSRRSMIIPDMLGHTIAVYDGRKHVPVFITESMVGHKLGEFAPTRTFRSHVKDDRKGKRR, from the coding sequence ATGCCTCGTAGTTTGAAGAAGGGCCCTTTCGTTGATCAGCACCTCTACCTGAAGGTTGCAGCTCAGAACGAGAAGGGCACCAAGAACGTAATCAAGACTTGGTCGCGTCGCTCGATGATTATCCCCGACATGCTCGGTCACACCATCGCAGTGTACGACGGTCGCAAGCACGTGCCGGTGTTCATCACCGAGTCGATGGTTGGTCACAAGCTCGGTGAGTTTGCTCCGACCCGCACTTTCCGCAGCCACGTGAAGGACGACCGTAAGGGCAAGCGTCGCTAA
- the rplV gene encoding 50S ribosomal protein L22, which produces MEAKASARFVRVTPMKARRVVNLIRGKQAEEALAILKFAPQAASEPVYKIVASAVANARQKATQQGLPFREEELFISEAFVNEGPTMKRIQPRAQGRAYRINKRTSHITVVVATPEKEEDR; this is translated from the coding sequence ATGGAAGCCAAGGCATCAGCGCGTTTCGTTCGCGTTACGCCTATGAAGGCCCGCCGTGTCGTCAACCTGATCCGTGGTAAGCAGGCGGAAGAGGCTCTGGCGATTCTGAAGTTCGCCCCCCAGGCAGCTTCGGAACCGGTATACAAGATCGTTGCTTCGGCAGTAGCTAACGCTCGTCAGAAGGCAACCCAGCAGGGTCTGCCCTTCCGCGAGGAAGAGCTGTTCATCAGCGAAGCATTCGTGAACGAGGGCCCGACCATGAAGCGCATTCAGCCCCGCGCTCAGGGTCGCGCATACCGAATCAACAAGCGCACCAGCCACATCACCGTGGTAGTTGCTACCCCGGAGAAGGAGGAGGACCGCTAA
- the rpsC gene encoding 30S ribosomal protein S3, with the protein MGQKIHPNGFRLGITTDHVSKWFADSNKPGERYADFVREDVKIRELLAKNLDRAGVAKVEIERTRDRVRVDIHTARPGIVIGRRGAEADRIRGELEKLTGKQIQLNILEVANPDLSAQLVAQSIAEQLASRVAFRRAMKKAIQSAQRAGAKGIRIQCSGRLGGAEMSRSEFYREGRVPLHTLRANIDYGFFEAKTTFGRIGVKVWIYKGDLTDKELAAQQAANNRRGNRRDGDRRRQGNRGPRRERRNENASAKVEAKTAENGEA; encoded by the coding sequence ATGGGTCAGAAAATTCACCCGAACGGTTTCCGACTGGGCATCACCACTGACCACGTCTCCAAGTGGTTCGCTGATTCCAACAAGCCCGGCGAGCGTTACGCTGACTTCGTCCGCGAGGACGTAAAGATCCGCGAGCTGCTGGCAAAGAACCTGGATCGCGCAGGCGTTGCAAAGGTCGAGATCGAGCGTACCCGTGACCGCGTGCGTGTGGACATCCACACCGCTCGTCCCGGTATCGTGATTGGCCGCCGTGGCGCAGAAGCAGACCGCATCCGCGGCGAGCTCGAGAAGCTCACCGGCAAGCAGATTCAGCTGAACATCCTCGAGGTTGCTAACCCCGACCTCTCCGCTCAGCTGGTTGCACAGAGCATCGCAGAGCAGCTCGCATCGCGTGTTGCATTCCGCCGTGCAATGAAGAAGGCAATCCAGTCCGCACAGCGTGCAGGCGCAAAGGGTATCCGTATCCAGTGCTCCGGCCGTCTGGGTGGCGCTGAAATGTCCCGTTCCGAGTTCTACCGCGAAGGTCGTGTGCCCCTGCACACCCTGCGTGCGAACATCGACTACGGCTTCTTCGAGGCTAAGACCACCTTCGGTCGCATCGGCGTGAAGGTCTGGATCTACAAGGGCGACCTGACCGACAAGGAGCTGGCAGCTCAGCAGGCAGCAAACAACCGCCGTGGCAACCGCCGCGATGGTGACCGCCGCCGCCAGGGCAACCGTGGTCCTCGTCGCGAGCGCCGCAACGAGAACGCTTCGGCAAAGGTCGAGGCCAAGACTGCAGAGAACGGTGAGGCATAA
- the rplP gene encoding 50S ribosomal protein L16 — protein sequence MLIPRRVKYRKQHHPKRSGLAKGGTEVSFGEWGIQALSPAYVTNRQIEAARIAMTRHIKRGGKVWINIYPDRPLTKKPAETRMGSGKGSPEWWVANVKPGRVMFELSGVSEEVAREAMRLAIHKLPMKARVVRRREGGE from the coding sequence ATGCTTATTCCCCGTCGAGTAAAGTACCGCAAGCAGCACCACCCCAAGCGTAGTGGTCTCGCAAAGGGCGGCACCGAGGTTAGCTTCGGTGAGTGGGGCATTCAGGCCCTGTCGCCCGCATACGTGACCAACCGCCAGATTGAGGCTGCACGTATCGCAATGACCCGTCACATCAAGCGTGGCGGTAAGGTCTGGATCAACATTTATCCCGACCGTCCGCTGACCAAGAAGCCTGCTGAAACCCGTATGGGTTCCGGTAAGGGTTCGCCCGAGTGGTGGGTCGCAAATGTCAAGCCGGGTCGAGTCATGTTTGAACTCTCCGGTGTGTCCGAAGAAGTGGCTCGCGAGGCAATGCGCCTGGCAATCCACAAGCTCCCGATGAAGGCACGTGTTGTGCGTCGCCGCGAAGGTGGTGAATAA
- the rpmC gene encoding 50S ribosomal protein L29, which translates to MAVGSKDLSIDKLAELSNEELAAKLSEAKKELFNIRFQEVTGQANAGRRRTIKRDIARIYTVLRERELGIRPATEGESK; encoded by the coding sequence ATGGCAGTAGGATCCAAGGACCTGAGCATCGATAAGCTCGCAGAGCTCTCCAACGAAGAGCTGGCTGCAAAGCTGAGCGAAGCGAAGAAGGAACTCTTCAACATCCGCTTCCAGGAAGTCACCGGTCAGGCTAACGCAGGTCGTCGCCGCACTATCAAGCGCGACATCGCACGTATCTACACCGTGCTGCGTGAGCGCGAGCTCGGTATTCGTCCCGCAACTGAAGGTGAGTCCAAGTGA
- the rpsQ gene encoding 30S ribosomal protein S17, which produces MSEVKNEERGYRKTRRGYVVSDKMDKTVVVEVEDHVKHALYGKVVRRSSKIKAHDEQNTAGIGDLVLIAETRPLSASKRWRIVEILEKAK; this is translated from the coding sequence GTGAGTGAAGTAAAGAACGAAGAGCGCGGCTACCGCAAGACCCGCCGCGGCTACGTTGTCTCCGACAAGATGGACAAGACCGTTGTCGTCGAGGTCGAGGACCACGTTAAGCACGCACTGTACGGCAAGGTCGTTCGCCGTAGCTCCAAGATCAAGGCACACGACGAGCAGAACACTGCTGGTATTGGTGACCTCGTTCTGATTGCAGAGACCCGTCCGCTGTCCGCTTCCAAGCGTTGGCGTATCGTGGAGATCCTCGAGAAAGCTAAGTAA